In Halanaerobium praevalens DSM 2228, the DNA window ATGGGAATTGGAAATACTACTCCTAGTTCAGCTATTATAGCAGCCATTACTGGTGCACCGATAGCAGAAATCGTTGGCTTTGGTTCTGGCTTAGATGCAGCTGGAGTTAAAAATAAAATTGAAGTAATAAAAACCTCACTTAAATTAAACAAATTTGATTCAGATGATGGAATTGATATTTTAGCTGCAGTTGGTGGTTTAGAGATTGCAGGGATGGCAGGAGTTATACTGGGAGCAGCAGCCAATAAAGTACCAGTAGTAATGGATGGTTTAATTTCTGGAGCTGCTGCTTTAATAGCCCAAAAAATAGAGCCTGAAATAGTAAATTATTTAATCCCTTCTCATATCTCAGTTGAACCTGGCCATAAAACTATTTATAAAAAATTAGGTCTCAGTCCTTTTTTAGATCTAGATATGCGTTTAGGTGAAGGCACGGGAGCGGTTTTAGCTATGCCATTTTTAGATACTTCAATTAGTATTTTAAGAGATATGGCCACTTTTGCTGAAGCAGCTGTTATTAATCCAAATGCTTAAACTAACTTCAAATAACTGTTTTCAATTCTTTTTCTAACCAGTTGA includes these proteins:
- the cobT gene encoding nicotinate-nucleotide--dimethylbenzimidazole phosphoribosyltransferase; protein product: MKKLKQTLQNIKSVDLETMEAATARLDQLTKPKGSLGKLEKLAIKLTGIRSELYPSFKNKTHIVMAADHGVVEEGVSPCAQEITTQMVTNFLNQGAAINVLAKQVGAELKIVDIGMVDDLEAEALITKKIKNGTNNLAQTRAMTKKEAILALEVGIEVVEDAIKSGAEVIGIGEMGIGNTTPSSAIIAAITGAPIAEIVGFGSGLDAAGVKNKIEVIKTSLKLNKFDSDDGIDILAAVGGLEIAGMAGVILGAAANKVPVVMDGLISGAAALIAQKIEPEIVNYLIPSHISVEPGHKTIYKKLGLSPFLDLDMRLGEGTGAVLAMPFLDTSISILRDMATFAEAAVINPNA